One genomic window of Medicago truncatula cultivar Jemalong A17 chromosome 1, MtrunA17r5.0-ANR, whole genome shotgun sequence includes the following:
- the LOC11405368 gene encoding thymidylate kinase: MIYGTCITALKSLSFRALVFPNSLNFQVKLSSKCSPRRIRMEAGNLSCSIEGNKKESRGALIVLEGLDRSGKSSQCSRLVSYLEGEGLSAELWRFPDRTTNVGQMISAYLTNASQLDDHTIHLLFSANRWEKRSLMETKLKSGTTLIVDRYSYSGVAFSSAKGLDIDWCKAPENGLLAPDLVAYLDISPDKAAERGGYGDERYEKLEFQQKVAEHYKVLHDASWKIVDACQPIQDVEKQLQEIALACVKQCQQGKPLSSLWST, from the exons T GAGTTTCAGAGCACTAGTTTTTCCGAACTCATTGAATTTTCAAGTGAAGTTGTCCTCCAAGTGTAGTCCTCGGCGGATAAGAATGGAAGCTGGTAACCTTAGTTGTAGCATAGAGGGTAACAAGAAGGAGTCTAGAGGTGCCCTTATTGTGCTAGAAGGTTTGGATCGTTCTGGGAAATCTTCCCAGTGTAGCAGACTAGTGTCCTACTTGGAGGGAGAAGGGCTCTCTGCCGAACTATGGAGATTTCCTGATAGAACTACGAATGTTGGGCAAATGATATCTGCTTATCTTACAAACGCATCACAGTTGGATGATCATACTATTCACCTTCTTTTTAGTGCTAATCGTTGGGAAAAGAG GTCATTGAtggaaacaaaattgaaaagtgGTACAACCCTTATTGTTGACCGTTATTCTTATTCTGGGGTGGCTTTCTCCTCTGCCAAGGGACTGGACATTGACTGGTGTAAG GCCCCAGAAAACGGATTGCTGGCTCCAGATCTAGTAGCATACCTTGACATATCACCAGAT AAAGCTGCAGAAAGAGGAGGGTATGGTGATGAGAGATATGAAAAGTTGGAATTCCAGCAGAAAGTTGCAGAACATTACAAAGTTCTTCACGATGCCTCATGGAAG ATTGTAGACGCTTGCCAACCCATACAAGACGTGGAGAAACAGTTGCAAGAGATTGCACTTGCTTGTGTCAAACAATGCCAACAGGGGAAGCCCCTCTCCTCCTTGTGGTCGACATAG
- the LOC112418640 gene encoding putative ubiquitin-conjugating enzyme E2 38 → MIYLCLYIVLLYSIVHDVIDINNGDNDDDNLAVLAEIAHKHDKGKALEAVHEDVLGKAGVLTFARARRKRAAASSLTITDEPENETLRKLGSFKQFDTISDTSDHYFIKSHSSMAYNREEWKILEKHLPDTIFVRVCESRMDLMRAVIIGAKGTPYHDSLFFFDVYFPPGYPNEPPQVHYHSGGLGLNPNLYSSGYVCLSLLGTWEGDEDEMWTPGVSTMLQVLVSIQGLILNAKPYFNEPEYERASGSPDGEKRALQYNEDTFILSLRTMTYMIRSPPKNFEDLVVGHFYSRAHDILGSCKAYTEGVQVGCFVKGGVENVNKGKRNCSSKFKTDLVEYVKILVTESERIGVKDCEKFTA, encoded by the exons atgatttatttatgtCTTTATATAGTTTTGTTATAC TCCATTGTCCATGATGTGATTGACATTAACAACGGCgacaatgatgatgataatttagCAGTACTTGCTGAAATAGCTCATAAACATGACAAGGGGAAGGCACTTGAAGCCGTTCATGAGGACGTGCTTGGTAAAGCTGGTGTTCTCACGTTTGCCAGAGCTAGACGTAAGAGAGCAGCTGCCTCAAGTTTGACAATCACTGATGAACCCGAAAATGAAACTCTGAGAAAACTTGGAAGTTTTAAGCAATTTGACACTATCAGTGACACTTCAGACCATTACTTTATTAAAAGTCATTCCTCCATGGCGTAT AACCGGGAAGAGTGGAAGATTTTGGAGAAGCACTTGCCGG ATACAATATTTGTGAGAGTCTGTGAATCAAGGATGGATCTCATGAGGGCTGTGATTATTGGAGCAAAAGGGACTCCTTACCATGAcagtcttttcttttttgatgttTACTTTCCCCCTGGATATCCCAATGAACCCCCG CAAGTCCACTACCATTCTGGAGGTCTTGGACTCAACCCTAATTTGTATAGCAGTGGCTATGTTTGCCTCAGTCTACTTGGCACCTGGGAGGGCGACGAGGATGAGATGTGGACTCCAGGTGTTTCAACAATGCTACAAGTTCTAGTCTCCATACAAGGTCTAATCTTGAACGCAAAGCCTTACTTTAATGAACCTGAATATGAAAGAGCGAGTGGCTCACCAGATGGTGAAAAGAGAGCCCTGCAGTATAACGAGGATACATTCATTctatcattgaggacaatgacATATATGATAAGAAGTCCTCCTAAG aattttgaagacCTTGTTGTGGGGCATTTCTACAGCCGAGCACACGATATTCTAGGGTCATGTAAAGCATACACAGAAGGTGTTCAAGTTGGTTGTTTTGTCAAAGGCGGGGTTGAAAATGTTAATAAGGGTAAAAGAAACTGCTCATCTAAATTTAAGACTGATTTAGTTGAATATGTGAAAATTCTTGTCACCGAGTCTGAAAGAATTGGAGTTAAGGACTGTGAGAAATTCACAGCTTAA
- the LOC11408487 gene encoding putative ubiquitin-conjugating enzyme E2 38: MDPDVVEIPPPIHQHPPRLKKQKKQSIVHDVIDIDDGDNDDDDLMVIGEISRKRKKGKTLEAIHEDVLGETSVLKSARARRNRAAVVPPGLTITDEPENETLKKLRSFKQFDAVADSSDHYFIKNHSSMKQNPKSWAKKVQEQWKMLEEHLPDTIFVRVFESRMDLMRAVIIGAEGTPYHDGLFFFDVYFPPKYPNVPPQVHYHSGGLRLNPNLYACGKVCLSLLNTWSGSKNQKWTPGVSTMLQVLVSIQGLILNAKPYFNEPGWAPSKGKPGGEANSLQYNENTFILSLKTMLYTIRKPPKNFEDLVVGHFYSRAHDILASCKTYMEGVQVGCLAKGGVQDVDEGEGKCSDKFKADLVGLVNNLVKEFERIGVKDCEKFTSPPVPRSTTARK; encoded by the exons ATGGACCCTGATGTCGTTGAAATTCCTCCACCAATTCACCAACACCCTCCTAGGCTCAAAAAGCAGAAGAAACAG TCCATTGTCCATGATGTGATTGACATTGATGACGGcgacaatgatgatgatgatttaatGGTAATTGGTGAAATAAGTCGTAAACGTAAAAAGGGGAAGACACTTGAAGCCATTCATGAGGATGTGCTTGGTGAAACTAGTGTTTTAAAATCTGCCAGAGCTAGACGTAATAGAGCAGCTGTTGTTCCCCCGGGTTTGACAATCACTGATGAACCTGAAAATGAAACTCTGAAGAAACTTCGAAGCTTTAAGCAATTTGACGCTGTCGCGGACAGTTCGGACCATTACTTTATTAAAAATCATTCCTCCATGAAGCag AATCCAAAGAGTTGGGCTAAAAAGGTCCAGGAACAGTGGAAAATGTTGGAGGAGCATTTGCCAG ATACAATATTTGTGAGAGTCTTCGAATCAAGGATGGATCTCATGAGGGCTGTGATTATTGGAGCAGAAGGGACTCCTTACCATGAtggtcttttcttttttgatgttTACTTCCCCCCTAAATATCCCAATGTACCCCCG CAAGTCCACTACCACTCTGGTGGTCTTCGGCTCAACCCTAATTTGTATGCCTGTGGCAAAGTATGCCTCAGTCTACTTAACACCTGGTCTGGCAGCAAGAATCAGAAATGGACTCCAGGTGTTTCGACAATGCTACAAGTTCTAGTCTCCATACAAGGTCTAATCTTGAATGCAAAGCCTTACTTCAATGAACCTGGATGGGCACCTTCGAAGGGCAAACCGGGTGGTGAAGCGAATTCCCTGCAGTATAATGAGAATACATTCATTCTATCGCTGAAGACAATGCTGTATACGATAAGAAAGCCTCCAAAG aattttgaagacCTTGTTGTGGGGCATTTCTACAGCCGAGCACATGATATTCTGGCGTCGTGTAAAACATACATGGAAGGTGTTCAAGTTGGTTGTTTGGCGAAGGGCGGGGTTCAAGATGTTGATGAGGGTGAAGGAAAGTGCTCAGATAAATTTAAGGCTGATTTAGTTGGACTTGTGAATAATCTTGTCAAAGAGTTTGAAAGAATTGGAGTTAAGGACTGTGAGAAATTCACGTCTCCGCCGGTACCACGGAGCACCACTGCCAGGAAATGA